The proteins below come from a single uncultured Fibrobacter sp. genomic window:
- a CDS encoding GIY-YIG nuclease family protein, translating to MPHFVYMLRCAGDRIYTGYAVDVEARFEQHKSGKGAKFTKAFPPQCILRKFELSSHEEALRLEARIKKLPRPQKELLAAGDEALAAQLIEGLGETLEESRTRLRREKRKNITSHDD from the coding sequence ATGCCGCACTTTGTGTACATGCTCCGTTGTGCGGGTGACCGCATTTATACGGGGTATGCTGTGGATGTAGAAGCTCGTTTTGAACAACATAAATCCGGCAAGGGAGCCAAGTTTACCAAGGCGTTCCCGCCGCAGTGCATTCTGCGAAAATTCGAGCTTTCCTCCCACGAAGAGGCGCTCCGCCTAGAGGCGCGCATCAAGAAACTGCCCCGCCCGCAAAAGGAGCTGCTCGCCGCTGGCGACGAAGCCTTGGCTGCGCAATTGATTGAAGGCCTCGGCGAAACCCTTGAAGAAAGTCGCACACGCTTGCGCCGCGAAAAACGGAAAAACATTACCTCTCACGACGATTGA
- a CDS encoding CatB-related O-acetyltransferase has protein sequence MSEKIPNPNTIHPIAGYDKEIYVKPTIKNPNIIVGDFTYIADSEFESHVTHHYDFIGDKLIIGKFCQIAAGVEFVMNGANHQMNAVSTFPFYTLEGWNMKPPAQSDLPYKGDTVIGNDVWIGQNATILPGVHIGDGAIIGANSVVGSNVEPYTVVVGNPAETIRYRFDEELTELLLKFKWWDKPIEEINELIPILTNSDLEFVKNKIRELTKKVV, from the coding sequence ATGAGCGAAAAAATCCCTAATCCAAATACGATTCATCCGATTGCGGGCTACGACAAGGAAATCTACGTTAAGCCCACGATCAAGAACCCGAACATTATAGTCGGGGATTTTACCTACATCGCTGACTCGGAATTCGAAAGCCATGTGACGCACCATTACGACTTTATCGGCGACAAGCTCATCATCGGAAAATTCTGCCAGATTGCCGCGGGCGTAGAATTTGTAATGAACGGGGCGAACCACCAGATGAATGCGGTTTCCACATTCCCGTTCTATACGCTTGAAGGCTGGAACATGAAGCCGCCTGCTCAAAGCGATTTGCCGTACAAGGGCGATACCGTTATCGGAAACGATGTGTGGATTGGTCAAAATGCGACGATCTTGCCGGGCGTACATATTGGCGACGGAGCTATCATCGGCGCAAATAGCGTTGTCGGTAGCAATGTGGAGCCTTACACGGTTGTGGTCGGGAATCCTGCAGAAACAATCCGCTACCGCTTTGACGAAGAACTGACGGAACTTCTTCTGAAATTCAAGTGGTGGGATAAGCCTATTGAAGAAATCAATGAGTTGATTCCAATCCTCACGAACAGCGATTTGGAATTCGTAAAGAACAAAATTCGGGAATTAACAAAAAAGGTGGTTTAA
- a CDS encoding sulfite exporter TauE/SafE family protein gives MNFEPTALALYAAYFVLGAVVSLINSIAGGGSTLSLPIMIFLGMPATVANGTNRIGLIIGNFSSAFNLARHGYLNKRIFLQLLTPTILGALLGACFLVHIGDKLFQAILAVVICLVVVMSNLNKNVLGKPPANPPEKLTLKGALGFFVIAVYGCIVQVGVGFVQIFGLTRYTGLAPIQINALKNSLTNVFLVVSTIALGVTGKINWPIAIIMAGGAWVGGYFGSFLQRKKGNKFIQRFISVCSIGMAIALVVDLIVK, from the coding sequence ATGAATTTCGAGCCTACAGCACTTGCACTTTACGCCGCCTACTTCGTGTTAGGCGCCGTTGTAAGTCTCATCAACAGCATCGCGGGCGGTGGCTCTACGCTGAGCCTTCCGATTATGATTTTCCTCGGGATGCCCGCAACCGTTGCAAACGGCACGAACCGTATCGGACTCATCATCGGAAATTTCAGTAGCGCATTCAACCTAGCCCGTCATGGCTACCTGAACAAGCGTATTTTCTTGCAATTGCTTACGCCTACGATTCTTGGTGCTCTTCTTGGCGCATGCTTTTTGGTGCACATTGGCGATAAGCTATTCCAGGCAATTCTCGCTGTCGTCATTTGCCTTGTGGTCGTGATGAGCAACCTGAACAAGAATGTCTTGGGAAAGCCGCCTGCAAATCCGCCTGAAAAGTTGACTCTCAAGGGAGCCCTCGGCTTTTTCGTCATTGCCGTTTACGGTTGCATCGTGCAAGTGGGCGTCGGGTTCGTGCAGATTTTCGGGCTCACGCGCTACACCGGACTTGCGCCCATCCAAATTAACGCTCTCAAAAATTCCCTCACCAACGTGTTCTTGGTGGTAAGTACCATTGCGCTCGGCGTGACTGGCAAAATCAACTGGCCCATCGCCATCATCATGGCAGGCGGCGCCTGGGTCGGTGGCTATTTCGGCAGCTTCTTGCAGCGTAAAAAGGGCAACAAGTTTATCCAGCGATTCATTAGCGTTTGCAGCATCGGCATGGCAATTGCGCTTGTTGTGGACTTGATTGTGAAATAA
- the nhaA gene encoding Na+/H+ antiporter NhaA, producing the protein MSAKVTSSDKIEDLFPETPIRKIITPMERLMKVETTGGIVLIIMTIAALIWANVSPESYHHVWHMPFALTIGSWVGSADLHWLINDAMMTIFFFNIGLEVKGEMTYGELRNPKAASLPIIAAAGGMLFPALIYLLLCPHGANSAAHGWGVPTATDIAFVVGCMAILGKKVPHALRVMILTLAIADDIGAILVIAIGYPSGDGVNFIALGTGFALLALINVMFRIGVRNLLLHGVIGIAVWAFFVKSGVHPTIAGVLLGLSVPAKPVLAKGKLAHFAGSVGGALSGEAKDRNEQYEVFTLLKRGARESISMQERFFKPLVPWVNFFIMPLFALSNAGVEIKLGGVEVPVMGAVALALILGKPIGIFLFSLLAVKVGVSVKPSYSWKVLWGGGMLAGIGFTMALFVANLAFEVGDRQDSAKLGILLGSFCAAILGTIYMNLVSKAHHEES; encoded by the coding sequence ATGTCGGCAAAAGTAACGAGCAGCGACAAGATTGAAGATTTGTTCCCGGAAACCCCCATCCGCAAAATCATCACGCCGATGGAACGACTGATGAAGGTGGAGACGACCGGTGGCATCGTTTTGATTATCATGACGATTGCGGCCCTGATCTGGGCAAATGTCAGCCCTGAATCTTACCATCATGTTTGGCACATGCCTTTTGCGCTCACGATTGGCAGTTGGGTCGGTTCGGCCGATTTGCACTGGCTCATTAACGACGCCATGATGACGATTTTCTTCTTCAACATCGGGCTTGAAGTCAAGGGTGAAATGACCTATGGCGAACTCAGGAACCCGAAGGCGGCGAGCTTGCCGATTATTGCGGCGGCTGGCGGTATGCTTTTCCCGGCCTTGATTTATTTGCTGCTTTGCCCGCATGGCGCCAATAGTGCGGCCCACGGTTGGGGTGTTCCGACAGCGACTGATATTGCTTTTGTGGTGGGCTGCATGGCTATTCTCGGAAAGAAGGTTCCGCATGCTCTCCGCGTGATGATTTTGACGTTGGCTATTGCAGACGATATCGGTGCAATCTTGGTGATTGCAATCGGTTACCCCAGTGGCGACGGCGTGAACTTTATTGCGCTCGGTACGGGATTTGCCCTGCTCGCCTTGATTAACGTGATGTTCCGCATTGGCGTGCGTAACCTGCTGTTGCATGGCGTGATTGGTATTGCCGTGTGGGCGTTCTTTGTGAAGAGTGGCGTGCACCCGACTATTGCGGGCGTGCTGCTCGGACTCTCGGTGCCGGCAAAGCCTGTGCTGGCGAAGGGTAAGCTTGCCCATTTCGCTGGCAGCGTGGGTGGTGCTCTTTCGGGTGAAGCGAAGGACCGCAACGAACAGTACGAAGTGTTTACGCTTTTGAAGCGCGGTGCCCGCGAAAGTATCTCGATGCAGGAACGTTTCTTCAAGCCGCTCGTACCGTGGGTGAACTTCTTTATCATGCCGCTGTTCGCGCTCAGCAACGCGGGTGTCGAAATCAAGCTTGGTGGCGTGGAAGTGCCTGTGATGGGTGCGGTGGCTCTGGCCTTGATTTTGGGCAAGCCGATTGGTATTTTCCTGTTCAGCCTGCTCGCCGTAAAGGTGGGCGTGTCGGTGAAGCCGAGCTACAGCTGGAAGGTTTTGTGGGGTGGTGGTATGCTTGCCGGTATCGGCTTTACCATGGCCTTGTTTGTGGCTAACCTCGCCTTCGAGGTGGGCGACCGTCAGGATTCCGCGAAGCTCGGTATTCTGCTGGGTAGCTTCTGTGCCGCGATTCTTGGCACCATCTACATGAACCTGGTGTCGAAGGCGCATCACGAAGAATCGTAA
- a CDS encoding hybrid sensor histidine kinase/response regulator, producing the protein METVEQETLLAGKMSNAKDAETINGFLARGESVLRVTTRIAEKSLDHGATLAQIESLLVSEAQYYKHSNDIVLCNMFGLLRDEFLSGGRWTPAVGYVPSNRPWYQNAPMEKDKVALIPTHLNPHSGEQVVTISLRLSDKKSVLAVDLYLRDLLAEVKKSDLSNMLVIIDKKGMVISHTDITQNGKNYLSSDFWGTDEEKLAHAISFAGEEPFVFNLRGRDYRVFSTLIQGEWYVVRLVEEHGLWKALNIATLRNAIFIFLIYVLFVLLFTAVFAKYIKLIRMNRSKTAFLTSMSREIRSAVNGILGMNSIVQKDLQDDNMKEYSNNIESAGQSIISLVSDVLDVSKIESGRLSIESMEYDVFTVLQECYNENEPRAKAKGLTFHIDCDPDIPSSLWGDQNRIIQIINNLLSNAIKFTEVGGVSLSVGFDNLPPIGSLRTDDYIMLKIAVKDTGVGIRKEDRDSIFKRYIPKNPRDESDIEGIGLGLSLTQELLAKCGGHMTTNSRYGEGSSFLVEIPQLVLNTEPMGDFAMRYRNASRKNKEVAEVFLAPEARILIVDDVELNVKMFRGFLNNSQVKIDEALSGHQCLQLVESRHYDLIFLDHMMPVMDGVDVFRKMRMMDKYPNKDTPVVALVSEGESFTKDSFLAEGFADYLLKPIKERDLRRAMKWYLPKQLVLTPEDLTEPVVPAVNLMGGVGNASSNKIETTYGDDELELRSITAPTPLDRFKAFSEFLDVKAGLNYCADDEEIYVEMLQEYVGSPLCRNVDTCYKNSDWDNYRFYMHVLYDSSVAIGAISMAEKFHNLENACRESRMKVVQDTHELAMALHAELIENIQRGLDER; encoded by the coding sequence ATGGAAACCGTTGAGCAAGAAACCTTGCTTGCGGGCAAGATGTCTAATGCCAAAGATGCTGAAACGATTAATGGATTTTTGGCTCGAGGCGAATCGGTTCTGCGTGTGACCACCCGTATTGCCGAAAAAAGTTTGGATCACGGGGCCACGCTGGCGCAGATTGAATCGTTGCTGGTTTCCGAAGCGCAATATTATAAACACTCGAACGATATTGTCTTGTGCAATATGTTCGGATTGCTTCGCGATGAATTTCTGAGTGGCGGACGTTGGACTCCTGCCGTTGGTTATGTGCCCTCGAATAGGCCTTGGTACCAGAACGCTCCTATGGAAAAGGACAAGGTCGCCTTGATTCCGACTCACTTGAATCCGCACAGTGGCGAACAGGTGGTGACCATTAGCTTACGCCTTTCGGATAAGAAAAGTGTTCTTGCCGTTGACCTGTACTTGAGGGACTTGCTGGCAGAAGTCAAAAAAAGTGACTTGTCGAACATGCTTGTCATTATTGATAAGAAGGGCATGGTCATTTCGCATACGGATATCACCCAGAACGGAAAGAACTACCTGTCGTCTGATTTCTGGGGCACGGACGAAGAAAAACTGGCCCACGCGATTTCGTTTGCCGGTGAAGAACCTTTTGTCTTTAACTTAAGAGGCCGCGACTATCGTGTGTTCTCGACGCTGATTCAAGGCGAATGGTACGTGGTCCGCCTTGTTGAAGAACATGGTCTCTGGAAGGCTCTGAACATTGCGACTTTACGCAACGCGATATTCATCTTCTTGATTTATGTGCTGTTTGTGTTGTTGTTCACGGCGGTATTTGCCAAGTATATAAAGCTTATTCGTATGAACCGTTCCAAGACGGCGTTCCTTACGAGTATGAGTCGCGAAATTCGTTCTGCAGTGAATGGTATTCTCGGTATGAATTCCATTGTGCAAAAGGATTTGCAAGATGACAACATGAAGGAATATTCCAACAACATCGAAAGCGCCGGGCAAAGCATTATTTCGCTGGTGAGCGATGTCTTGGATGTCTCTAAAATTGAATCGGGTCGCTTGAGCATTGAGTCAATGGAATACGATGTGTTCACGGTTTTGCAGGAATGCTATAACGAAAACGAACCGAGGGCGAAGGCGAAAGGCTTGACCTTCCATATTGACTGCGATCCTGACATTCCGTCTTCTTTGTGGGGCGATCAAAATCGCATTATCCAGATTATCAACAACTTGCTTTCGAATGCAATCAAGTTTACCGAAGTGGGTGGAGTCTCGTTGTCCGTGGGCTTTGACAACTTGCCCCCGATTGGCTCGCTGCGTACAGATGACTATATCATGCTGAAGATTGCCGTCAAGGATACGGGCGTCGGCATTCGCAAAGAAGACCGCGATTCCATATTCAAAAGGTATATCCCCAAAAACCCAAGAGATGAAAGTGATATCGAGGGCATTGGCCTTGGACTTAGCCTTACGCAGGAGCTTTTGGCAAAGTGTGGCGGCCATATGACGACTAACAGTCGCTATGGCGAAGGTTCTTCGTTCTTGGTAGAAATTCCGCAGTTGGTGCTGAATACGGAACCCATGGGCGACTTCGCGATGCGTTACAGGAATGCCTCTCGCAAGAACAAGGAAGTTGCAGAAGTGTTCCTTGCGCCCGAAGCAAGAATCTTGATTGTCGATGACGTTGAATTGAATGTCAAGATGTTCCGCGGCTTCCTGAATAATTCGCAGGTAAAGATTGATGAAGCCTTGAGTGGTCACCAGTGCTTGCAGCTGGTTGAATCTAGACATTACGACTTGATTTTCTTGGACCACATGATGCCGGTGATGGATGGTGTGGATGTCTTTAGAAAAATGAGGATGATGGACAAGTATCCGAACAAGGATACGCCTGTAGTCGCCCTTGTGTCTGAAGGCGAATCGTTTACCAAGGATTCGTTCCTTGCCGAAGGCTTTGCCGATTACTTGCTCAAGCCGATTAAAGAACGCGACTTGCGCCGTGCCATGAAGTGGTACTTGCCCAAACAGTTGGTGTTGACTCCCGAAGACTTGACTGAACCCGTGGTTCCGGCGGTGAATTTGATGGGCGGAGTGGGCAATGCCTCTAGCAACAAGATTGAAACGACGTACGGAGACGATGAGCTCGAATTGCGCTCGATTACCGCACCGACGCCGCTTGACCGCTTCAAGGCATTTAGCGAATTCTTGGATGTAAAGGCCGGCTTGAACTACTGCGCCGATGACGAAGAAATTTATGTAGAAATGCTGCAGGAATACGTTGGCTCTCCGCTGTGCAGAAACGTGGATACCTGTTACAAGAATTCCGATTGGGACAACTACCGATTCTATATGCACGTGCTTTACGATTCGTCTGTTGCAATTGGCGCAATTTCGATGGCTGAAAAATTCCATAACCTGGAAAATGCTTGCCGCGAATCTCGAATGAAAGTGGTGCAAGATACTCATGAACTCGCGATGGCTCTGCATGCCGAACTGATCGAAAATATCCAGAGGGGGCTTGACGAACGATGA
- a CDS encoding serine hydrolase, with the protein MKFEKEALEGLLKTAESEGIFNKAVAGFILPDGSREVLTLNTPKNTVFDIASLTKVCPTSTLALSYILEGKLSVDTKVIDYIPELQTNFREDIRVFHLLTHSLDYRVPMKTLRTLPAEGILDALYTYQFKKAPGADFNYGNPASVLLGIILQRLTGKDLQQQGRERFFIPLGMTRSGWDPLDRDWNPIPKAEISPTEICSFRGREIQGEIHDESAWVLRKLFPVGSAGMFSCVPDLLNFVQTILNDGVADNGKRVMPAGILKMVSENAFALDSASKYSTAKDACTALGWELNSTKFMGTKISPHTFGKTGFTGASIVADPDKGAAVVLLSNFTYPHREANADRIHAFRAKLSDAFFG; encoded by the coding sequence ATGAAGTTCGAAAAAGAAGCATTGGAAGGCCTGCTCAAGACGGCAGAATCCGAGGGAATTTTCAACAAAGCGGTCGCCGGATTCATTTTGCCCGACGGAAGCCGTGAGGTTTTGACGCTCAACACGCCCAAAAATACAGTTTTTGACATTGCAAGCCTTACCAAGGTATGCCCCACCTCTACGCTCGCCCTGAGTTACATTCTCGAAGGCAAGCTATCGGTCGACACCAAGGTTATCGACTACATTCCCGAACTTCAGACCAATTTCCGCGAAGACATTCGCGTATTCCACTTGCTGACGCACAGCCTCGATTACCGCGTGCCCATGAAGACTTTACGCACGCTGCCTGCCGAAGGCATCTTGGATGCCCTTTACACCTACCAGTTCAAAAAGGCTCCCGGAGCCGACTTTAATTACGGCAATCCTGCCAGCGTGTTACTCGGGATTATATTACAGCGCCTTACCGGCAAAGATTTGCAGCAGCAAGGTCGCGAGCGATTCTTTATTCCGCTCGGCATGACACGTTCCGGCTGGGACCCGCTTGACCGCGACTGGAATCCCATCCCGAAGGCAGAAATCTCGCCTACCGAAATTTGCAGTTTCAGGGGTCGCGAAATCCAAGGCGAAATTCACGACGAAAGCGCCTGGGTACTGCGAAAGCTGTTCCCCGTGGGCAGCGCCGGCATGTTCAGCTGCGTACCCGACCTACTGAATTTCGTACAAACTATCTTAAATGACGGCGTCGCCGACAATGGCAAACGCGTTATGCCTGCAGGCATTCTGAAAATGGTCAGTGAAAACGCCTTTGCGCTTGACTCTGCAAGCAAGTATTCTACCGCCAAAGACGCATGCACCGCCCTCGGCTGGGAACTGAACAGCACCAAGTTCATGGGCACCAAGATTTCGCCGCACACCTTCGGTAAAACCGGATTCACCGGCGCAAGCATTGTGGCCGACCCCGACAAGGGTGCCGCCGTCGTACTGCTCAGCAACTTCACCTACCCGCACCGCGAAGCAAACGCCGACCGCATCCACGCCTTCCGCGCCAAGCTCTCCGACGCCTTCTTCGGATAA
- a CDS encoding TetM/TetW/TetO/TetS family tetracycline resistance ribosomal protection protein, translating into MSQPVRNIAILAHVDAGKTTLSERILFAAGEVRRPGKVEEGLATMDYMPEEKERGITIESGVAHFEWKNTWFNFIDTPGHVDFGAEVDTALTAVEGAVLVVSAASGVETQTVAAFRKLREAGVRTILFVNKLDNPDYSLDETLINIEEVLGVRPVLMTLPEYKGGRMSGVLDVLSKSRLIHSDTGEEIVDDSWPQSGEVSDSTEKIKKHYAEAVEFASNFDDEVLQLALEGKPVPPKTLLRGLKELAKNKDYALCYAGSAIEGFGVRSLTTALSFFLPDVPEFADNELGQVIRLRHFKGVGEISLFRSHTNMERKEWPAGFEFSRLKANLLQPVDEIRSGDIYAMRSPFETELGQTISLDGSIPTCEEEEAKPSIRDKYQPLLQTRVECLGAEDYHHVEKSLNVLARMDPSFRVQKDDGGFWYLHTVGEVQLDVLLARLKREFGCEVKAGSPEVRWQERLCRNVGPVENTFQLGPHKISIKLSASPLDGDAHDIRLSAEFLETAPREILAGVRSALLESTEIGVLGKGPLVGVCFEVHEFTWTEGALPPMIKKACADAVTKLIKPADVQLYEPIMELSLECPVNFAGLVTGDIQSRDGKVKEIGGDGKTHFLKADVPLRKIFGYATGVRSISKGTALYSMKLLGYRPATI; encoded by the coding sequence ATGTCACAGCCTGTTCGAAATATTGCAATCCTTGCCCACGTAGACGCCGGAAAGACGACTCTTTCGGAGCGTATTCTTTTTGCGGCGGGCGAGGTTCGCCGGCCGGGCAAGGTAGAAGAAGGCCTTGCCACCATGGATTATATGCCCGAAGAAAAAGAGCGCGGCATTACCATTGAAAGCGGCGTGGCGCATTTCGAATGGAAGAACACCTGGTTCAATTTTATCGATACCCCGGGGCATGTGGATTTTGGTGCCGAAGTCGACACGGCGCTGACTGCCGTCGAGGGCGCGGTGCTTGTGGTGAGTGCCGCGAGCGGAGTGGAAACGCAAACGGTGGCCGCCTTCCGTAAACTGCGTGAAGCGGGCGTGCGGACGATTTTGTTTGTCAATAAACTCGACAATCCCGATTATTCCCTTGACGAAACGCTGATCAATATCGAAGAAGTTCTGGGCGTGCGCCCGGTACTCATGACTCTCCCGGAATACAAGGGCGGACGCATGTCGGGCGTGCTCGATGTGCTCAGCAAGAGCCGCCTGATTCATTCGGATACAGGCGAAGAAATTGTGGATGATTCCTGGCCGCAATCGGGTGAGGTGAGTGATTCCACCGAGAAAATCAAGAAGCATTACGCCGAAGCGGTGGAATTCGCGAGCAACTTTGACGACGAAGTCTTGCAACTTGCGCTTGAAGGAAAGCCGGTTCCGCCCAAGACGCTTTTGCGCGGGCTCAAGGAACTGGCGAAGAATAAAGACTATGCTCTGTGCTATGCTGGCTCGGCTATCGAAGGCTTCGGGGTTCGCAGCCTGACAACGGCGCTATCGTTCTTCTTGCCCGATGTTCCTGAATTTGCGGACAATGAATTAGGCCAAGTCATTCGCTTGCGCCATTTCAAGGGAGTGGGCGAAATTTCGCTGTTCCGTAGTCACACGAATATGGAACGCAAGGAATGGCCTGCGGGTTTTGAATTTTCTCGATTGAAGGCGAACTTGTTGCAGCCTGTCGACGAAATCCGCTCCGGCGATATTTACGCCATGCGCAGCCCTTTTGAAACAGAACTTGGACAGACGATTTCTCTGGATGGCTCGATTCCTACTTGCGAAGAAGAGGAGGCGAAACCTTCGATTCGCGACAAGTACCAGCCGCTCTTGCAAACTCGCGTGGAATGCTTGGGCGCCGAAGATTATCATCATGTGGAAAAGAGCTTGAATGTCCTTGCCCGCATGGACCCGAGTTTCCGCGTACAAAAAGACGATGGCGGATTCTGGTACCTGCATACCGTGGGCGAAGTGCAGCTTGATGTATTGCTCGCCCGACTCAAGCGTGAATTCGGCTGCGAAGTCAAAGCCGGTAGCCCTGAGGTGCGTTGGCAGGAACGATTGTGCCGTAATGTGGGCCCGGTAGAAAATACATTCCAGCTTGGCCCCCACAAGATTTCGATTAAGCTTTCGGCGAGCCCGCTCGATGGCGATGCTCATGACATTCGTTTGTCGGCAGAATTCTTGGAAACGGCGCCGCGCGAAATTTTGGCGGGTGTACGTTCTGCACTTCTGGAATCAACCGAAATCGGTGTGCTCGGCAAGGGCCCCCTTGTAGGCGTTTGTTTTGAAGTCCATGAATTCACTTGGACCGAAGGTGCTTTGCCGCCTATGATCAAGAAGGCTTGCGCCGATGCGGTGACGAAACTCATCAAACCCGCCGATGTGCAACTTTACGAGCCCATTATGGAATTGTCGCTGGAATGCCCGGTGAATTTCGCGGGCCTCGTGACCGGTGATATCCAATCCCGCGACGGCAAGGTGAAAGAAATTGGTGGCGATGGCAAGACGCATTTCTTGAAGGCCGATGTCCCGCTACGCAAGATTTTCGGCTACGCCACAGGCGTTCGCAGCATCAGCAAGGGCACTGCGCTTTATAGCATGAAGTTGCTTGGCTACCGCCCTGCGACAATTTGA
- a CDS encoding BMP family ABC transporter substrate-binding protein: MKWVVLTSILAITLIAGVLFMFGPETGKQENPEKVRVAMIMAGLRNDHSWNESHYEAIQKAESLLDLDVAYYENVPLDSTAQDDMEEAISNGAKIVIANSFGYGAAEMAVARNHPEVKFFYATGLKSMTNLSSFFGRMYQLRYLTGIVAGLKTKTNEIGYVAGLNISEVNRGINAFALGVQKVNPEAKVFVSWTGSWTDESRAADSTRSLLENHNIDVLTTHLDALSPYDIADEKDVWIIGYNRDNSKRFPDRFLTAPVWHWENFYVPKIREVLQDKFEGRSYWLGLESGIMDLAEMTRNVDASIRQVVEDEKNRLTRGKFDVFYGPIEDNHGVIRVGEGESMTDDEMLNRFDWYVKGVVDGINP; this comes from the coding sequence ATGAAATGGGTAGTCCTTACATCTATACTTGCGATTACGTTGATTGCGGGCGTCTTGTTCATGTTCGGCCCCGAAACGGGAAAGCAGGAAAATCCGGAAAAAGTTCGTGTCGCCATGATTATGGCGGGGCTCCGTAATGACCATAGCTGGAACGAATCGCATTACGAAGCAATCCAGAAAGCGGAAAGTCTTTTGGATTTGGATGTCGCCTATTACGAGAACGTTCCTCTCGATTCAACGGCGCAGGATGATATGGAAGAGGCCATCAGCAACGGCGCTAAAATTGTCATAGCCAATTCTTTTGGTTATGGCGCGGCAGAAATGGCTGTGGCGAGAAACCATCCGGAAGTCAAGTTCTTTTATGCGACCGGACTGAAGTCGATGACGAATTTGTCGAGCTTCTTTGGCCGCATGTACCAACTCCGTTATCTTACGGGGATTGTGGCCGGACTGAAGACGAAGACGAACGAAATCGGTTATGTGGCAGGCCTCAATATTTCTGAAGTGAATCGCGGAATCAATGCGTTTGCACTTGGTGTTCAGAAGGTTAATCCCGAAGCAAAAGTATTTGTAAGCTGGACTGGCTCGTGGACCGATGAATCTAGGGCGGCTGATTCAACCCGCTCGTTGCTTGAAAACCATAACATCGATGTCCTGACGACTCATTTGGATGCTTTGTCTCCGTATGATATTGCAGATGAAAAAGACGTCTGGATTATTGGCTACAATAGGGACAATTCCAAAAGGTTCCCGGATCGATTCCTGACGGCACCGGTTTGGCACTGGGAAAACTTCTATGTTCCAAAGATTCGTGAAGTTCTCCAGGATAAGTTTGAAGGTCGCTCTTATTGGCTTGGGCTAGAAAGCGGCATTATGGACTTGGCTGAAATGACTCGCAATGTTGACGCATCGATTCGCCAGGTTGTTGAAGATGAAAAGAATCGTCTGACCCGAGGAAAGTTCGATGTGTTCTATGGCCCGATCGAAGATAACCATGGTGTCATTCGCGTGGGCGAAGGCGAAAGCATGACCGATGATGAGATGTTGAATCGTTTTGACTGGTATGTCAAGGGGGTAGTCGATGGAATTAACCCCTAG
- a CDS encoding DUF58 domain-containing protein, producing the protein MLDKEVLKTVSRIELSVRGTLDTVMTGAYHSSFKGNGMEFSEVREYMPGDDVRTIDWNVTARTGTPYVKKFIEEREMTMLLMVDASSSSEFGSGKQMKGEVMATLTALLAFAAIKNNDKVGLLIYTDQVELFIPPEKGRKHVLRLIREILYFKPQHHGTNTQVALEYAGKILNRRAVVVVMSDFLDEGFENAFKILRKRHDVLAVSVVDPREMELPPAGLVELEDPETGETLLIDTGDATFREAFAREAKRQGKATKELFQRMSIDFVRIETHDDFKETVAPLIEHFRRRARAARM; encoded by the coding sequence ATGTTAGATAAAGAAGTTTTAAAGACCGTCAGCCGCATTGAACTTAGCGTTCGCGGCACGCTCGACACCGTGATGACCGGCGCATACCACAGTTCCTTCAAGGGGAACGGTATGGAATTTAGCGAAGTCCGCGAGTACATGCCGGGCGACGATGTGCGTACTATCGACTGGAACGTGACCGCACGAACGGGCACGCCGTATGTGAAGAAGTTTATCGAAGAACGCGAAATGACCATGCTTTTGATGGTCGACGCATCCAGCAGTTCCGAATTCGGTTCCGGCAAGCAGATGAAGGGCGAAGTCATGGCGACTTTGACTGCACTCCTCGCATTCGCCGCCATCAAGAACAACGACAAGGTCGGCCTGCTGATTTACACCGATCAAGTGGAACTCTTTATTCCGCCGGAAAAAGGCCGCAAGCACGTGCTGCGTCTTATCCGCGAAATCCTTTACTTCAAGCCGCAGCACCACGGCACGAACACGCAGGTAGCGCTGGAATACGCCGGCAAGATTCTGAATCGTCGTGCCGTCGTCGTGGTGATGAGCGACTTCCTCGACGAAGGTTTCGAAAACGCCTTCAAGATTCTCCGTAAGCGCCACGACGTGCTTGCGGTCTCTGTCGTAGACCCGCGTGAAATGGAACTCCCGCCCGCAGGCCTCGTAGAACTCGAAGACCCCGAAACCGGCGAAACGCTCTTGATCGATACTGGCGACGCTACCTTCCGCGAAGCATTTGCCCGCGAAGCCAAGCGCCAGGGCAAGGCGACCAAGGAACTGTTCCAGCGCATGTCCATCGACTTCGTGCGCATCGAAACACACGACGATTTCAAGGAAACGGTGGCCCCGCTTATCGAGCACTTCCGCCGCAGAGCCCGTGCGGCAAGAATGTAA